From Pongo pygmaeus isolate AG05252 chromosome 2, NHGRI_mPonPyg2-v2.0_pri, whole genome shotgun sequence, a single genomic window includes:
- the USF3 gene encoding basic helix-loop-helix domain-containing protein USF3, translating into MPEMTENETPTKKQHRKKNRETHNAVERHRKKKINAGINRIGELIPCSPALKQSKNMILDQAFKYITELKRQNDELLLNGGNNEQAEEIKKLRKQLEEIQKENGRYIELLKANDICLYDDPTIHWKGNLKNSKVSVVIPSDQVQKNIIVYSNGNQPGGNSQGTAVQGITFNVSHNLQKQTANVVPVQRTCNLVTPVSISGVYPSENKPWHQTTVPALATNQPVPLCLPAAISAQSILELPTSESESNVLGATSGSLIAVSVGSEPHQHHSLHTCLNDQNSFENKNGQENPKLLKKMTPCVTNIPHSSSATATKVHHGNKSCLSIQDFRGDFQNTFVVSVNTTVCSQPPRTADDSSPMIISKSADLTSTATVVASSAPGVGKATIPVSTLSGNPLDNGWTLSCSLPSSSVSTSDLKNINSLTRISSAGNTQTTWTTLQLAGNTIQPLSQTPSSAVTPVLNESGTSPTTSNHSRHVATGINLNNSFPADGQPVEQVVVTLPSCPSLPMQPLIAQPQVKSQPPKNILPLNSAMQVIQMAQPVGSAVNAAPANQNVIILQPPSTTPCPTVMRAEVPNQTVGQQIVIIQAANQNPLPLLPAPPPGSVRLPINGANTVIGSNNSVQNVPTPQTFGGKHLVHILPRPSSLSASNSTQTFSVTMSNQQPQTISLNGQLFALQPVMSSSGTTNQTPMQIIQPTTSEDPNTNVALNTFGALASLNQSISQMAGQSCVQLSISQPANAQTAANSQTTTANCVSLTTTAAPPVTTDSSATLASTYNLVSTSSMNTVACLPNMKSKRLNKKPGARKHLAANKSACPLNSVRDVSKLDCPITEGSAEPSCNDGLLESFPAVLPSVSMSQANSVSVSASHSLGVLSSESLIPESVSKSKSAEKSSPPSQESVMSEHFAMATAKSKDSTPNLQQETSQDKPPSSLALSDAAKPCTSANVLIPSPSDPHILVSQVSGLSSTTSTTSTDCVSEVEIIAEPCRVEQDSSDTMQTTGLLKGQGLTTLLSDLAKKKNPQKSSLSDQMDHPDFSSENPKIVDSSVNLHPKQELLLMNNDDRDPPQHHSCLPDQEVINGSLITGRQADSPMSTSSGSSRSFSVASMLPETTREDVTSNATTNTCDSCTFVEQTDIVALAARAIFDQENLEKGRVGLQADIREVASKPSEASLLEGHPPFKSQIPKENGTGQAEATSNEFNSQGSIEATVERTLEKPSCSLGIKTSNASLQDSTSQPPSITSLSVNNLIHQSSISHPLASCAGLSPTSEQTTVPATVNLTISSSSYGSQPPGPSLMTEYSQEQLNTMTSTIPNSQIQEPLLKPSHESRKDSAKRAVQDDLLLSSAKRQKHCQPAPLRLESMSLMSRTPDTISDQTQIMVSQIPPNSSNSVVPVSNPAHGDGLTRLFPPSNNFVAPALRQTEVQCGSQPSVAEQQQTQASQHLQALQQHVPAQGVSHLHSNHLYIKQQQQQQQQQQQAGQLRERHHLYQMQHHVPHAESSVHSQPHNVHQQRTLQQEVQMQKKRNLVQGTQTSQLSLQPKHHGTDQSRSKSGQPHPHHQQMQQQMQQHFGSSQTEKSCENPSTSRNHHNHPQNHLNQDIMHQQQEVGSRQQGSGVSSEHVSGHNPMQRLLTSRGLEQQIVSQPSIVTRSSDMTCTPHRPERNRVSSYSAEALIGKTSSNSEQRMGISIQGSRVSDQLEMRSYLDVPRNKSLAIHNMQGRVDHTVASDIRLSDCQTFKPSGASQQPQSNFEVQSSRNNEIGNPVSSLRSMQSQAFRISQNTGPPPIDRQKRLPYPPVQSIPTGNGIPSRDSENTCHQSFMQSLLAPHLSDQVIGSQRSLSEHQRNTQCGTSSAIEYNCPPTHENVHIRRESESQNRESCDMSLGAINARNSTLNIPFSSSSSSGDIQGRNTSPNVSVQKSNPMRITDSHATKGHMNPPVTTNMHGVARPALPHPSVSHGNGDQGPAVRQANSSVPQRSRHPLQDSSGSKIRQPERNRSGNQRQSTVFDPSLPHLPLSTGGSMILGRQQPATEKRGSIVRFMPDSPQVPNDNSGPDQHTLSQNFGFSFIPEGGMNPPINANASFIPQVTQPSATRTPALIPVDPQNTLPSFYPPYSPAHPTLSNDISIPYFPNQMFSNPSTEKVNSGSLNNRFGSILSPPRPVGFAQPSFPLLPDMPPMHMTNSHLSNFNMTSLFPEIATALPDGSAMSPLLTIANSSASDSSKQSSNRPAHNISHILGHDCSSAV; encoded by the exons TGGAGAggcatagaaagaagaaaatcaatgcTGGGATAAACAGAATAGGAGAGCTGATCCCATGTTCTCCTGCCCTGAAGCAG AGCAAGAATATGATCCTGGACCAAGCCTTTAAATATATAACAGAATTGAAAAGGCAAAATGATGAACTCCTGCTTAATGGAGGAAACAATGAACAAG ctgaagaaataaaaaagctacGGAAACAACTGGAAGAAATCCAAAAAGAAAATGGCCGATATATTGAATTACTGAAAGCTAATGACATATGCTTATATGATGACCCCACAATTCACTGGAAAGGAAATCTTAAAAACTCAAAGGTCTCTGTTGTTATTCCTAGTGACCAAGTTCAAAAAAATATCATTGTTTATTCCAACGGGAATCAGCCTGGTGGAAACAGCCAGGGAACAGCTGTTCAGGGGATAACTTTTAATGTTAGTCATAATTTACAAAAGCAGACTGCCAATGTGGTGCCAGTGCAGAGGACTTGCAATCTTGTGACTCCTGTATCTATTTCTGGAGTTTACCCTTCTGAAAACAAGCCATGGCATCAGACCACAGTTCCTGCATTGGCTACCAACCAGCCTGTTCCTCTTTGTCTTCCTGCTGCCATTTCTGCTCAGAGTATTCTCGAGCTTCCCACCTCTGAAAGCGAATCAAATGTGCTGGGTGCCACTAGTGGCTCACTGATTGCTGTTTCAGTTGGATCCGAGCCTCACCAACATCATTCTTTGCACACATGTCTAAATGAtcaaaattcttttgaaaataagaatGGACAAGAGAACCCCAAATTATTGAAGAAAATGACCCCTTGTGTTACAAACATCCCCCACAGCTCCTCAGCAACTGCCACTAAAGTGCACCATGGAAACAAGTCCTGCCTGAGCATACAGGACTTCAGAGGTGATTTTCAGAACACTTTTGTTGTTTCAGTTAACACCACAGTCTGCTCGCAGCCTCCCAGAACTGCAGATGATTCTTCTCCAATGATCATTAGTAAGAGTGCAGACTTGACAAGTACAGCTACAGTGGTGGCATCATCTGCCCCTGGAGTAGGGAAGGCCACCATTCCTGTAAGCACTCTTTCGGGAAACCCTTTGGACAATGGTTGGACTCTTTCTTGTTCTTTGCCTTCTTCAAGTGTTAGTACTTCAGATTTGAAAAACATTAATAGCCTTACACGAATTTCTTCAGCTGGAAACACGCAGACAACGTGGACTACTTTGCAACTGGCGGGAAACACTATTCAGCCCTTAAGCCAGACACCATCTTCTGCTGTGACTCCAGTATTAAATGAGTCTGGTACTAGCCCCACCACAAGCAACCACAGTAGACATGTGGCTACAGGCATCAACTTGAATAATTCCTTTCCAGCAGATGGGCAGCCAGTTGAGCAAGTAGTTGTAACATTGCCTTCTTGTCCATCTTTACCTATGCAGCCACTAATTGCCCAGCCACAAGTtaaatctcagcctcccaaaaataTCCTTCCACTGAATTCAGCAATGCAAGTGATTCAGATGGCTCAGCCAGTTGGGTCAGCTGTTAATGCAGCTCCAGCTAATCAAAATGTTATAATTCTTCAGCCACCCAGCACCACCCCATGCCCAACAGTGATGAGGGCAGAAGTTCCCAACCAAACAGTAGGTCAACAGATAGTAATCATACAGGCTGCTAATCAGAATCCTTTGCCActcctccctgccccacctcCTGGTTCTGTTCGACTCCCTATCAATGGAGCCAATACTGTAATAGGGTCTAATAATTCAGTGCAAAATGTTCCAACACCACAGACTTTTGGAGGAAAGCATCTTGTCCACATATTACCAAGACCTTCATCTTTATCAGCGTCTAACTCAACACAAACTTTTTCTGTTACCATGTCAAACCAACAGCCTCAAACCATTTCTTTAAATGGACAGCTCTTTGCTTTGCAGCCTGTGATGTCTTCATCAGGAACTACAAATCAAACCCCTATGCAAATTATTCAACCCACCACCAGCGAAGATCCAAATACCAATGTTGCCCTGAATACATTTGGTGCTTTGGCCAGCCTCAATCAAAGCATATCACAGATGGCTGGGCAAAGCTGTGTACAGTTGTCTATTAGCCAGCCTGCCAATGCTCAAACTGCTGCAAATAGTCAAACCACTACAGCTAACTGTGTTTCATTAACAACAACTGCAGCACCTCCTGTGACAACAGATAGTTCAGCCACACTAGCTAGTACTTATAATCTAGTGAGTACTTCCTCAATGAACACTGTTGCTTGTTTGCCTAACATGAAATCTAAAAGGTTGAATAAGAAGCCAGGTGCCAGGAAACACTTAGCAGCAAACAAGTCAGCGTGTCCCCTGAATTCAGTCAGAGATGTGAGCAAGTTAGACTGCCCCATCACTGAAGGCTCAGCAGAGCCATCCTGTAATGATGGACTGCTAGAAAGCTTCCCTGCTGTGTTACCATCTGTCTCTATGTCCCAGGCAAATAGTGTGAGTGTTTCTGCTTCACATTCTTTGGGTGTTCTAAGCTCTGAATCATTAATACCTGAGTCTGTATCGAAATCTAAGTCAGCAGAAAAGTCCAGCCCACCCTCCCAAGAATCTGTAATGAGTGAACATTTTGCAATGGCCACAGCAAAATCCAAAGATTCTACCCCTAATCTACAACAAGAGACATCTCAGGATAAACCACCAAGTAGTTTAGCATTATCAGATGCTGCCAAACCCTGCACTTCAGCCAATGTATTGATTCCATCTCCAAGTGATCCTCACATTTTGGTTTCTCAGGTTTCTGGTTTGTCATCTACAACAAGCACTACAAGTACTGACTGTGTTTCTGAGGTAGAAATCATTGCTGAACCTTGCAGAGTTGAGCAAGATTCATCAGATACAATGCAAACCACAGGTCTCTTAAAGGGGCAAGGTTTAACTACATTGCTATCTGatcttgctaaaaaaaaaaaccctcagaaatCATCTCTTTCTGATCAGATGGATCATCCTGACTTTTCTTCAGAAAATCCTAAAATAGTTGATTCAAGTGTGAATTTACATCCCAAACAGGAACTATTACTGATGAACAATGATGATAGAGATCCTCCACAGCATCATTCCTGCCTCCCTGATCAAGAGGTTATTAATGGTTCTTTGATCACCGGTAGACAGGCCGACTCTCCCATGTCAACCAGCTCTGGCAGTAGTCGTAGTTTCTCAGTTGCATCCATGCTTCCTGAAACAACAAGAGAAGATGTGACCAGCAATGCAACAACTAATACATGTGACAGCTGTACCTTTGTAGAGCAAACTGATATAGTAGCTCTTGCAGCAAGAGCTATTTTTGACCAGGAGAACCTTGAGAAGGGAAGAGTTGGCCTCCAGGCTGATATAAGAGAAGTTGCTTCAAAGCCTTCTGAAGCATCATTGTTAGAGGGACACCCACCTTTCAAATCACAGATACCTAAAGAGAATGGCACAGGACAGGCAGAAGCAACATCAAATGAATTTAATTCTCAGGGTTCAATTGAAGCAACTGTGGAGAGGACCCTTGAAAAACCAAGTTGTTCTCTAGGAATTAAAACATCAAATGCATCTTTACAGGATTCAACTTCTCAGCCACCAAGCATCACCAGTTTAAGCGTGAATAATCTTATCCATCAGAGCAGCATCAGCCATCCTCTGGCCAGCTGTGCGGGTTTATCCCCAACCTCAGAGCAAACAACTGTGCCTGCAACGGTTAATCTGACCATTTCATCTAGCTCCTATGGCAGTCAACCTCCTGGACCATCTCTGATGACCGAATATTCCCAAGAACAGCTAAATACTATGACTAGTACCATACCAAATTCACAGATTCAAGAGCCACTCTTAAAGCCAAGTCATGAAAGCCGTAAGGATTCTGCTAAGCGTGCTGTCCAAGATGACCTTTTACTGTCTTCAGCTAAACGTCAAAAGCACTGTCAGCCAGCCCCCCTTAGGCTTGAAAGTATGTCCCTGATGAGTAGAACTCCAGACACCATTTCTGATCAAACTCAAATAATGGTCAGTCAGATCCCTCCTAATTCTTCAAACTCAGTTGTGCCTGTTAGCAACCCAGCTCATGGAGATGGCCTTACACGATTATTTCCACCTAGCAACAACTTTGTGGCTCCTGCATTGAGGCAAACTGAAGTTCAGTGTGGTTCTCAGCCTTCAGTTGCTGAACAGCAGCAAACCCAGGCAAGTCAGCATCTACAGGCCCTGCAGCAGCATGTTCCAGCTCAAGGTGTATCTCACCTTCATAGTAACCATCTATacataaagcagcagcagcagcagcagcaacaacaacaacaagcagGGCAATTAAGAGAGAGGCATCACTTATATCAAATGCAGCATCATGTACCTCATGCAGAGAGCTCTGTCCACTCTCAGCCCCATAATGTCCACCAACAGAGGACTCTGCAACAGGAAGttcagatgcagaaaaagagGAATCTTGTTCAGGGCACCCAGACCTCTCAGCTTTCCTTACAACCGAAGCACCATGGAACTGACCAATCCCGATCCAAGAGTGGCCAGCCACATCCCCACCATCAGCAGATGCAGCAACAAATGCAGCAACACTTTGGAAGCTCCCAGACAGAGAAGAGCTGTGAAAACCCTTCAACTAGTCGGAACCATCATAACCATCCCCAGAACCATCTCAATCAAGATATTATGCACCAACAGCAGGAAGTTGGAAGCAGACAGCAAGGTTCAGGGGTTTCATCTGAACATGTATCTGGGCATAATCCAATGCAGAGGCTTTTGACATCAAGAGGCTTAGAGCAGCAAATAGTGTCCCAACCAAGTATTGTGACTAGATCTTCAGACATGACCTGTACTCCACACAGGCCAGAGAGAAATAGAGTTTCAAGTTATTCTGCTGAGGCACTCATTGGAAAGACATCTTCTAATTCAGAGCAGAGAATGGGGATATCAATTCAGGGTTCCAGAGTTTCAGATCAGCTTGAAATGAGAAGCTATCTTGATGTTCCCAGAAATAAGAGTTTGGCTATTCATAATATGCAGGGTCGTGTGGACCATACTGTAGCCTCAGATATCCGCCTTTCTGATTGTCAGACGTTTAAACCAAGTGGAGCTAGTCAACAGCCCCAGAGTAATTTTGAAGTACAATCTTCAAGAAACAATGAAATAGGTAACCCTGTATCATCATTGCGGAGTATGCAGTCCCAGGCTTTTCGAATTAGTCAAAACACTGGCCCCCCACCAATTGACCGTCAAAAGAGATTACCTTACCCACCAGTTCAGAGCATCCCAACAGGAAATGGTATTCCATCAAGGGACAGTGAAAATACTTGTCACCAAAGTTTCATGCAGAGCTTACTTGCCCCTCACCTCAGTGATCAGGTCATTGGGAGCCAGAGGTCACTCTCAGAACATCAGAGGAATACACAGTGTGGTACATCTTCTGCAATTGAATATAATTGTCCCCCAACTCATGAAAATGTCCATATtagaagagagagtgagagtcAGAATAGGGAAAGTTGTGACATGTCGTTAGGTGCAATTAACGCCAGGAACAGCaccttgaatattcctttttcaAGTTCCTCTTCCTCAGGAGATATTCAAGGTCGAAACACAAGCCCCAATGTTTCTGTACAGAAATCCAATCCCATGAGGATTACTGACAGTCATGCGACCAAGGGCCACATGAACCCTCCAGTCACAACCAACATGCATGGGGTTGCAAGGCCAGCGTTGCCACATCCATCTGTGTCTCATGGAAATGGCGATCAAGGCCCTGCTGTACGTCAAGCTAATTCTTCAGTTCCCCAGAGATCAAGGCATCCCCTGCAAGACAGCAGTGGTTCCAAAATTCGTCAACCTGAAAGGAATCGTTCTGGAAACCAGAGGCAAAGTACTGTCTTTGATCCAAGTCTTCCCCATCTTCCTCTCTCTACTGGTGGCAGTATGATTCTTGGACGTCAACAACCTGCTACAGAGAAGAGAGGAAGTATTGTTCGTTTCATGCCTGATAGCCCACAAGTACCTAATGATAATTCAGGTCCTGACCAGCATACGCTATCACaaaattttggtttttcttttattcctgagGGTGGCATGAATCCACCAATAAATGCTAATGCTTCTTTCATTCCACAGGTTACTCAGCCTAGTGCCACTCGAACTCCAGCCCTCATCCCGGTAGATCCACAAAATACTCTGCCCTCCTTCTATCCTCCATACTCTCCTGCTCATCCTACACTGTCCAATGATATTTCAATCCCCTATTTTCCTAATCAGATGTTCTCAAATCCTAGCACAGAGAAGGTAAACAGTGGAAGTTTAAATAACCGATTTGGATCAATTTTATCTCCTCCCAGACCTGTTGGGTTTGCTCAACCAAGTTTTCCTCTTCTGCCAGATATGCCACCAATGCACATGACCAACTCTCACTTATCCAATTTTAATATGACATCTTTGTTTCCAGAAATAGCTACAGCGCTTCCTGATGGCTCAGCAATGTCACCTTTGCTTACAATAGCAAATTCCTCTGCCTCTGACTCTTCCAAGCAGTCCTCAAACAGACCTGCCCATAACATAAGCCATATTCTAGGTCATGACTGCAGTTCAGCTGTTTAA